A single genomic interval of Natronoarchaeum philippinense harbors:
- the mch gene encoding 2-methylfumaryl-CoA hydratase, with protein MTDDTDPTDWTDPETFRAALDRADTREKGTYFEAFAEGDRIEHDPGIRLSRAGNERWMAQTLNHDPTFWRSDAAAERGYDEPPIHPDYLLAATMGPSVEDLSEKGGYFLGRTGVRYRTDAVYPGTELRVDSTVIETRASGSRPDYGIVTWETTGRDADTGDALLSYRRTNMIPRREPIETDGGQTTGDRVDAGTEPEPELPDTLLTPDGQHFEDFSDALDDADGRDAAVAYRHERGRTIDDALLAGLPLATLNTAKQHHDAATMADSPSGEPVVYGDVTRSIALGHARSDERTYRELGYDDERFHDFVTAGDTVYGFTRVLDASETPTIDVPSGVDATDAGAVRFEHVAFNQNETPVYSGTRTALIETRN; from the coding sequence ATGACAGACGATACCGATCCGACAGACTGGACCGATCCCGAGACGTTCCGCGCGGCCCTCGACCGTGCCGACACGCGCGAGAAGGGAACCTACTTCGAGGCGTTCGCGGAGGGCGACCGCATCGAACACGATCCGGGCATCCGCCTCTCCCGGGCCGGCAACGAGCGCTGGATGGCCCAGACGCTCAACCACGACCCGACGTTCTGGCGATCCGACGCCGCCGCCGAGCGGGGCTACGACGAGCCGCCGATCCACCCCGACTACCTGCTGGCGGCGACGATGGGCCCGAGCGTCGAGGATCTCAGCGAGAAGGGCGGCTACTTTCTCGGGCGCACCGGCGTGCGCTACCGGACCGATGCGGTCTATCCGGGCACCGAACTCCGGGTCGACTCGACGGTGATCGAGACGCGCGCGTCCGGTTCCCGCCCCGACTACGGCATCGTCACGTGGGAGACGACCGGCCGGGACGCCGACACCGGCGACGCACTTCTGTCCTACCGCCGGACGAACATGATCCCGCGGCGCGAGCCGATCGAGACCGACGGCGGGCAGACGACCGGCGACCGAGTCGATGCCGGCACCGAACCCGAACCGGAACTTCCCGACACTCTACTGACGCCCGATGGCCAGCATTTCGAGGACTTCAGCGACGCGCTCGACGACGCCGACGGACGGGACGCCGCGGTGGCGTACCGCCACGAGCGCGGGCGCACGATCGACGACGCCTTGCTCGCCGGACTCCCGCTGGCGACGCTCAACACCGCGAAGCAGCACCACGACGCCGCGACGATGGCCGACTCGCCCTCTGGCGAGCCGGTCGTCTACGGCGACGTGACCAGATCTATCGCGCTCGGTCACGCTCGTTCCGACGAGCGCACGTACCGCGAACTGGGGTACGACGACGAGCGTTTCCACGACTTCGTGACCGCGGGCGACACGGTCTACGGGTTCACGCGCGTGTTGGACGCCAGCGAGACGCCGACGATCGACGTGCCGTCCGGCGTCGACGCGACCGACGCTGGAGCAGTCCGATTCGAGCACGTCGCGTTCAACCAGAACGAGACGCCCGTTTACTCGGGAACCAGAACCGCGCTGATCGAGACGAGAAACTGA
- the citE gene encoding L-malyl-CoA/beta-methylmalyl-CoA lyase: MPRLCRTFQTAPAAVPREDSAKYLRSGLTAEGFALPDWLVPDLEDGTAPEMKDAALENTVELLPEYAEDFAGELWPRVQWGYDSERDRDRGREEIETLVREIGEEIDGVVVPKVGRVEDVRRASEAVAGFERDYGVDEGSIELSVIVETARAVSDLPEIARLGDDGRLSGLVFGPVDYTAELGGREFDGSRPVWPGLLERLSNEASAADLVAVGGPFDQLFEERAGVTFYNGDAYADQVEREAAVGLDGSWSLHPNQTEQANRIHMPRPEELRRDVGRIEAFQDAKSGGTGAVSVDGQMIDEATFKNFANTVETVRAIHETRPRQTAERFDDALLERALALDTAW; the protein is encoded by the coding sequence ATGCCACGACTCTGCCGCACGTTCCAGACCGCACCGGCCGCCGTCCCCCGCGAGGACTCGGCGAAGTATCTCCGCTCGGGCCTGACAGCCGAGGGCTTTGCCCTCCCCGACTGGCTCGTGCCCGATCTCGAAGACGGCACAGCGCCGGAGATGAAAGACGCCGCGCTGGAGAACACGGTCGAACTCTTGCCCGAATACGCCGAGGACTTCGCAGGCGAGCTCTGGCCCCGCGTCCAGTGGGGGTACGACAGCGAGCGCGACCGTGACCGCGGCCGCGAGGAGATCGAGACGCTCGTTCGCGAGATCGGCGAGGAGATCGACGGCGTCGTCGTGCCGAAGGTCGGCCGCGTCGAGGACGTGCGACGCGCCAGCGAAGCCGTCGCGGGCTTCGAGCGCGACTACGGCGTCGACGAGGGCTCGATCGAACTGTCGGTCATCGTCGAAACGGCCCGCGCCGTCTCCGACCTCCCCGAGATCGCCCGTCTCGGAGACGACGGCCGGCTCTCCGGACTCGTCTTTGGGCCCGTCGACTACACCGCGGAACTGGGCGGGCGGGAGTTCGACGGCTCGCGCCCCGTCTGGCCCGGCTTACTCGAACGCCTCTCGAACGAGGCCAGTGCAGCCGATCTGGTCGCCGTTGGCGGTCCCTTCGACCAACTGTTCGAGGAGCGCGCCGGCGTGACCTTCTACAACGGCGACGCCTACGCCGACCAGGTCGAGCGCGAGGCTGCCGTCGGACTCGACGGAAGTTGGTCGCTCCACCCCAACCAGACCGAGCAGGCAAACCGCATCCACATGCCTCGTCCCGAGGAACTGCGCCGCGATGTCGGCCGGATCGAAGCGTTCCAAGACGCCAAATCCGGCGGGACCGGCGCCGTCTCGGTCGACGGCCAGATGATCGACGAGGCGACGTTCAAGAACTTCGCCAACACCGTCGAAACGGTGCGAGCGATCCACGAGACGCGCCCGCGCCAGACCGCAGAGCGGTTCGACGACGCGCTGTTGGAGCGGGCGCTCGCGCTCGACACCGCTTGGTGA
- a CDS encoding helix-turn-helix domain-containing protein, with amino-acid sequence MPEDPDPDEVLDLLDDQYAKAILRQTRDTALSAKEISTACDISVSTVYRRTERLVDCGLLAERRIAQSDGTHHSTYEARLDEVTVSLTDDGFEVTIDEKPTGDLADRFTDMWEGL; translated from the coding sequence GTGCCTGAGGATCCGGATCCGGACGAAGTCCTCGATTTGCTCGACGATCAGTACGCGAAGGCGATTCTACGACAGACGCGGGACACTGCGCTGTCGGCAAAGGAGATCAGCACGGCGTGTGACATCTCCGTCTCGACGGTGTATCGGCGTACTGAGCGGCTGGTCGACTGTGGGCTTCTGGCTGAACGCCGCATCGCACAGTCCGACGGAACCCACCACAGCACCTACGAAGCGCGGCTGGATGAGGTGACGGTCAGCCTCACTGACGATGGCTTCGAAGTGACGATCGACGAGAAGCCGACCGGCGATCTCGCCGACCGCTTTACAGACATGTGGGAGGGACTCTAA
- a CDS encoding helicase HerA domain-containing protein, translating into MSEQERIRIGELTAAAGDTNSGASVELPVVDVLTGRGFVTGKSGSGKSNTASVVIEELLDAGYPVLIVDTDGEYYGLKEEYELLHAGADEECDIQIGPDHAEKVASLALEENVPIILDVSGYLDEDVADELLRETARHLFTKEKKLKKPFLLVVEEVHEYLPQKGGGGETGKMLIKIGKRGRKHGLGIMGISQRPADVKKDFITQANWLVWHRLTWDNDTKVVGRVVDTEYQEAVSELADGEAFLQTDWTEVDVRQIQFRRKRTFDAGATPGLDDFERPELKSVSDSLMDDLETISEEEEQRESELADLQQELDKKVAKINQLEQDLENARDVSNAARQLANAFSRGDVASTPEEVEARLAAKNDHIEELEARVDELESDLDDAHDYIEQLEAENQQLQESTATIDFDDEGQSVVQASFPTGDGGTAAFEDTDEQRTSAPEDADAQAVADDADAAAIDTGATGDGAGSDSAGAAGDDLDAESVLAYVRNEPIASEVSEAAERAHVGESAQRAIVEEIAADGPLSAATIADRIDVQVQYVWSFLSELRDRPYLVRNAQSEYAFDLDALIACGQRVEEDVDGLDELLEQFDA; encoded by the coding sequence GTGAGCGAGCAAGAGCGCATCCGGATCGGCGAGTTGACCGCCGCGGCGGGCGACACCAACTCGGGCGCGTCGGTGGAGTTACCTGTCGTCGACGTGCTAACGGGCCGTGGCTTCGTCACGGGCAAGAGCGGATCGGGCAAATCAAACACCGCCAGCGTCGTGATCGAGGAGTTGCTCGACGCGGGCTATCCCGTCCTGATCGTCGACACCGACGGCGAGTACTACGGCCTCAAAGAGGAGTACGAACTGCTCCACGCGGGCGCCGACGAGGAGTGTGACATCCAGATCGGACCCGACCACGCCGAGAAAGTAGCCAGCCTCGCCTTAGAGGAGAACGTCCCGATCATCCTCGACGTGTCGGGCTACCTCGACGAAGACGTGGCGGACGAACTGCTCCGAGAAACCGCTCGACATCTCTTTACCAAGGAGAAGAAGCTCAAGAAGCCGTTCTTGCTGGTCGTCGAGGAGGTCCACGAGTACCTCCCACAGAAGGGCGGGGGCGGCGAGACGGGCAAGATGCTGATCAAGATCGGCAAGCGCGGGCGCAAGCACGGGCTGGGGATCATGGGCATCAGCCAGCGCCCCGCCGACGTGAAAAAGGACTTCATCACGCAGGCGAACTGGCTCGTCTGGCACCGGCTCACGTGGGACAACGACACAAAGGTCGTCGGCCGCGTCGTCGACACCGAGTATCAGGAAGCCGTCTCGGAACTGGCCGACGGCGAGGCGTTCCTCCAGACCGACTGGACCGAAGTCGACGTGCGCCAGATCCAGTTCCGCCGCAAGCGCACGTTCGACGCCGGCGCGACCCCCGGCCTCGACGACTTCGAGCGCCCCGAACTCAAGTCGGTCAGCGACTCGCTGATGGATGATCTGGAGACGATCTCCGAGGAAGAAGAGCAACGCGAGAGCGAGCTCGCCGACCTCCAGCAGGAACTCGACAAGAAGGTCGCCAAGATCAATCAGTTAGAACAGGACCTCGAAAACGCCCGGGACGTATCGAACGCCGCCCGCCAGCTCGCCAACGCGTTCTCGCGGGGCGACGTGGCATCGACGCCAGAGGAAGTCGAGGCGCGACTGGCCGCCAAGAACGATCACATCGAGGAACTCGAAGCCCGCGTCGACGAGTTAGAGAGCGACCTCGACGATGCCCACGACTACATCGAACAGCTCGAAGCCGAGAACCAGCAACTACAGGAATCGACCGCGACGATCGACTTCGACGACGAGGGCCAATCCGTCGTGCAGGCGTCATTCCCGACCGGCGACGGCGGAACGGCCGCGTTCGAAGACACCGACGAGCAACGCACATCGGCTCCCGAAGACGCCGACGCGCAGGCGGTCGCGGACGACGCCGACGCGGCTGCGATCGACACGGGTGCCACAGGAGACGGCGCAGGGAGTGACTCAGCCGGGGCGGCTGGCGACGACCTCGACGCCGAGTCGGTGCTGGCGTACGTTCGGAACGAGCCGATCGCGTCCGAGGTCAGCGAGGCCGCCGAGCGCGCTCACGTCGGCGAGAGCGCCCAGCGAGCGATCGTCGAGGAGATCGCTGCCGACGGGCCGCTGTCGGCGGCGACGATCGCGGATCGGATCGACGTGCAGGTGCAGTACGTCTGGTCGTTCCTCTCGGAACTGCGCGATCGACCCTATCTCGTTCGGAACGCACAGAGCGAGTACGCGTTCGATCTCGACGCGCTGATCGCGTGTGGGCAGCGTGTCGAAGAAGACGTAGACGGGCTGGACGAGCTGTTAGAACAGTTCGACGCTTAG
- a CDS encoding response regulator, with protein sequence MDDHVGPEATILVVDDEERVTDLYATYLDELYSVRRAYSGAEALDAIDAQVDVVLLDRRMPELSGDEVLRQLREEGYDCRVVMVTAIEPDFDIVDMAFDEYLVKPATEEEVRDAVETQLLLDSYDTRLNEYFRLKAKLSALEDEKSYADLEADDRYEELTVLAESLREDLERMLSEYDELDFSASGFEDD encoded by the coding sequence ATGGACGACCACGTGGGGCCGGAGGCAACGATTCTCGTCGTCGACGACGAGGAGCGAGTCACGGACCTGTACGCGACCTATCTCGACGAGCTCTACTCAGTGCGGCGCGCGTACAGCGGAGCGGAGGCGCTCGATGCCATCGACGCGCAGGTCGATGTCGTCTTGCTCGACCGACGGATGCCCGAACTATCGGGCGACGAGGTGCTCCGGCAACTCAGGGAGGAGGGGTACGACTGCCGCGTCGTGATGGTGACGGCGATCGAGCCCGACTTCGACATCGTCGACATGGCGTTCGACGAGTACCTCGTCAAGCCGGCCACCGAGGAGGAGGTCCGCGACGCCGTCGAGACGCAGTTGTTGCTCGACTCCTACGACACGCGACTGAACGAGTACTTTCGGCTCAAAGCCAAGCTCTCTGCGCTCGAAGACGAGAAGTCCTACGCCGATCTGGAGGCCGACGACCGGTACGAAGAACTGACGGTGCTGGCCGAGTCGCTGCGCGAGGACCTCGAACGAATGCTAAGCGAGTACGACGAGTTGGATTTCTCCGCGAGCGGGTTCGAGGACGACTGA
- a CDS encoding methylaspartate ammonia-lyase gives MPQIRSIRAIPTVSGFFFDDQRAIKAGAERDGFDYRGDPVTPGFDAVREAGEALTVELELADGTVATGDCAAVQYSGAGGRDPLFRAAEYRPVVEEVVGPELVGRDADAFADNAAVVESMTPAAIESLSPAPGPHGSGGVPDADGERSEKLHTAVRYGVSQALCDAAAKARGTTRTDVLADALGTEPATEPVPVFGQSGDDRRTNAEKMLVKGVPVLPHGLFNSVEKVGAEGEKLREYLAWLADRTTELGSDSYAPRFHVDVYGVLGDVFGPPYDRAEVVDYFASLAEAAAPYPLQIEGPMDEGHRREQVRAMAELRDGLADAGVGVDIVADEWCNTFDDVRAFVDAGAADLVQIKTPDLGGIQRSAEAVRYCEGTDTRAYLGGTCNETDVSARACAHVALATDAAQVLAKPGMGFDEGYMIVENEMRRTLARRDADGQRAAAADD, from the coding sequence ATGCCTCAAATCCGCAGCATCCGGGCGATCCCGACGGTTTCGGGATTCTTCTTCGACGACCAGCGCGCGATCAAGGCCGGCGCCGAGCGCGACGGCTTCGACTACCGCGGCGACCCCGTCACGCCCGGGTTCGACGCCGTCCGCGAGGCCGGCGAGGCGCTGACGGTCGAACTCGAACTCGCGGACGGCACCGTCGCGACCGGCGACTGCGCCGCGGTCCAGTATTCGGGCGCCGGCGGGCGCGACCCGCTGTTTCGCGCCGCCGAGTACCGCCCGGTCGTCGAGGAGGTCGTCGGCCCCGAACTGGTCGGGCGCGACGCCGACGCGTTCGCCGACAACGCGGCCGTGGTCGAATCGATGACGCCGGCCGCGATCGAGTCGCTCTCGCCCGCCCCGGGTCCCCACGGGAGCGGCGGCGTCCCCGACGCCGACGGTGAGCGCAGCGAGAAGCTGCACACCGCGGTGCGATACGGCGTCTCGCAGGCGCTCTGTGACGCCGCGGCGAAAGCCCGCGGGACGACCCGGACGGACGTGCTCGCCGACGCGCTGGGAACCGAGCCGGCGACCGAGCCAGTGCCGGTGTTCGGCCAGTCGGGCGACGACCGCCGGACGAACGCCGAGAAGATGCTCGTCAAGGGCGTCCCGGTGCTCCCTCACGGCCTGTTCAACAGCGTCGAGAAGGTCGGCGCCGAGGGGGAGAAGCTCCGCGAGTACCTCGCGTGGCTCGCCGACCGGACAACTGAACTCGGCTCGGATTCGTACGCGCCCCGATTCCACGTCGACGTGTACGGCGTGCTCGGCGACGTTTTCGGGCCGCCGTACGACCGGGCCGAGGTCGTCGACTACTTCGCCTCGCTCGCCGAGGCCGCCGCGCCCTACCCCCTGCAGATCGAGGGGCCGATGGACGAGGGCCACAGGAGAGAACAGGTCCGGGCGATGGCAGAACTGCGCGACGGTCTCGCGGACGCCGGCGTCGGCGTCGACATCGTCGCCGACGAGTGGTGCAACACGTTCGACGACGTTCGGGCGTTCGTCGACGCCGGCGCGGCCGACCTCGTGCAGATCAAGACGCCCGATCTCGGCGGCATCCAGCGCAGCGCCGAGGCGGTTCGGTACTGCGAGGGCACCGACACCCGCGCGTACCTCGGGGGCACCTGCAACGAGACCGACGTGTCGGCGCGGGCCTGCGCCCACGTCGCGCTGGCGACCGACGCCGCGCAGGTGCTCGCCAAGCCGGGCATGGGGTTCGACGAGGGGTACATGATCGTCGAAAACGAGATGCGCCGGACGCTGGCCCGGCGCGACGCCGACGGCCAGCGGGCCGCGGCCGCGGACGACTGA
- a CDS encoding methylaspartate mutase subunit E — MLRDEPIPGEQLRRIDEEIRGNWPTGQAVDFEEAIAFHESLPASKRFADVLEAAEKPLLQPRAGVPRLDDQIDLLEHLQNAGQADLLPTTIDSYTRDNEYEKAQQGLDDARADGEDTLNGFPAVNHGVDGCRELIEALDAPIEVRHGTPDARLLASITFAGGFQSFEGGPISYNIPYTKEHDLEETIRHWQFVDRLAGAYTERGVRINREPFGPLTGTLVPPCIAIAVMVIEGMLAVTQGVRSITLGYGQVGNLVQDVAALHALRSLGEEYLGDDVAVTTVFHEWMGGFPPDEARANGVIGLGGMTAAVAQPDKVITKSPQEFQGVPTKEANAAGLRTTRQLVDMVIEQNVQLVGVDRELNLIQKASRELIEEVLALGDGDVAQGTLAAFDSGALDVPFAPSDSAKGDVLPARDDDGRIRIFEFADLALSDDVKEIHRNRLDSRADTEGRDQTFRMVADDVDAISDGKLIGRPQGGD, encoded by the coding sequence ATGCTGCGAGACGAGCCAATCCCCGGCGAGCAGTTGCGACGCATCGACGAGGAGATCCGCGGCAACTGGCCGACCGGCCAGGCCGTCGACTTCGAGGAGGCGATCGCGTTCCACGAGTCGCTGCCGGCCTCGAAGCGCTTCGCGGACGTGCTCGAAGCCGCCGAGAAGCCGCTCCTCCAGCCCCGGGCCGGCGTCCCGCGGCTCGACGACCAGATCGACCTGCTCGAACACTTGCAGAATGCGGGCCAAGCCGACCTGCTCCCGACGACGATCGACTCCTACACGCGCGACAACGAGTACGAGAAGGCCCAGCAGGGGCTCGACGACGCCCGCGCCGACGGCGAGGACACGCTCAACGGCTTCCCCGCGGTCAACCACGGCGTCGATGGCTGTCGGGAGCTGATCGAAGCGCTCGACGCCCCGATCGAGGTCCGCCACGGGACGCCCGACGCTCGCCTGCTGGCGTCGATCACTTTTGCAGGCGGGTTCCAGAGCTTCGAGGGCGGGCCGATCTCCTACAACATCCCCTACACCAAAGAGCACGACCTCGAAGAGACGATCCGCCACTGGCAGTTCGTCGACCGCCTCGCGGGCGCCTACACCGAGCGCGGCGTCCGGATCAACCGCGAGCCGTTCGGCCCGCTGACGGGCACGCTCGTCCCGCCGTGTATCGCCATCGCGGTGATGGTGATCGAGGGGATGCTCGCGGTCACGCAGGGCGTCCGGTCGATCACGCTCGGCTACGGGCAGGTCGGCAACCTCGTCCAAGACGTCGCCGCGCTGCACGCGCTGCGCTCGCTCGGCGAGGAGTATCTCGGTGACGACGTTGCGGTCACCACCGTCTTCCACGAGTGGATGGGCGGGTTCCCGCCGGACGAGGCCCGCGCGAACGGCGTCATCGGGCTCGGCGGGATGACCGCCGCGGTCGCTCAGCCGGACAAGGTCATCACTAAGTCGCCCCAAGAGTTCCAAGGTGTCCCGACCAAGGAAGCAAACGCCGCCGGTCTGCGGACGACCCGACAACTCGTCGACATGGTGATCGAGCAGAACGTCCAGCTCGTCGGCGTCGACCGCGAGCTGAATCTGATCCAGAAGGCCAGCCGCGAACTGATCGAGGAAGTCCTCGCGCTGGGCGACGGCGATGTCGCGCAGGGCACGCTTGCGGCGTTCGACTCGGGCGCGCTCGACGTTCCGTTCGCCCCAAGCGACAGCGCGAAAGGCGACGTGTTGCCGGCCCGCGACGACGACGGCCGCATCCGGATCTTCGAGTTCGCCGACCTCGCGCTGTCGGACGACGTCAAGGAGATCCACCGCAACCGACTGGACTCCCGGGCGGACACCGAAGGACGCGACCAGACGTTCCGCATGGTCGCCGACGACGTCGACGCGATCAGCGACGGGAAACTGATCGGCCGACCGCAGGGAGGTGACTGA
- the glmS gene encoding methylaspartate mutase subunit S, protein MAKTVILGVIGSDAHVVGITILEQALSAAGFDVVNLGVQTSQEDFITAARDADAEAVLISSLYGHAEQDCQGFRERLDEAGLDIVTYIGGNLAVGQDDFEETRRRFRELGFDRVFDSETDPEDAIAALRQDLQIATTEAERHRVEG, encoded by the coding sequence ATGGCGAAGACAGTCATCCTCGGCGTCATCGGATCCGACGCGCACGTCGTCGGCATCACGATCCTAGAACAGGCCCTGTCCGCAGCGGGGTTCGACGTCGTCAACCTGGGCGTCCAGACCTCTCAAGAGGACTTCATCACCGCAGCGCGCGACGCCGACGCCGAGGCTGTACTGATCTCGTCGCTGTACGGCCACGCGGAGCAGGACTGCCAGGGGTTCCGCGAGCGCCTCGACGAGGCGGGCCTCGACATCGTCACCTACATCGGCGGCAACCTCGCCGTCGGCCAAGACGACTTCGAGGAGACCCGCCGGCGGTTCCGCGAGCTCGGGTTCGACCGGGTCTTCGACTCGGAAACCGATCCGGAGGATGCCATCGCGGCGCTCCGACAGGACCTCCAGATCGCTACGACGGAGGCCGAACGCCACCGGGTCGAGGGATAG
- a CDS encoding uracil-DNA glycosylase, whose protein sequence is MDANQEELSNPFGMDEDCRNCPELCETRSSIAHGYGDVGADFLFVGEMPGPGADETGVPFTGDDAGRQLLEILRRLGLCGSPADSEDPELGNAFLTYLTRCRHPDRAPTDEEIGNCEPYLNAEIRMINPEILVPIGERALEAIGTEYTTTPADELDIVEDHGERIRGRGFELVPMIAPEEQTDAQTQAFVESFAELMATDYRQTKGRRGR, encoded by the coding sequence GTGGACGCAAATCAGGAGGAGCTGTCGAACCCGTTCGGGATGGACGAGGACTGCCGGAACTGCCCCGAACTCTGCGAGACGCGCTCGTCGATCGCTCACGGGTACGGCGACGTGGGCGCCGACTTCCTCTTCGTCGGCGAGATGCCCGGCCCCGGCGCCGACGAGACCGGCGTACCCTTTACCGGCGACGACGCCGGGCGGCAGCTACTCGAAATCCTCCGCCGGCTCGGCCTCTGTGGGTCGCCGGCCGACAGTGAGGACCCGGAGCTCGGAAACGCCTTTCTCACGTACCTGACCCGCTGTCGGCATCCGGACCGGGCGCCGACCGACGAGGAGATCGGCAACTGTGAGCCGTATCTGAACGCCGAGATCCGGATGATCAACCCCGAGATCCTCGTGCCGATCGGCGAGCGCGCGCTCGAAGCGATCGGCACGGAGTACACGACGACGCCCGCCGACGAACTCGACATCGTGGAGGACCACGGCGAGCGAATCCGCGGCCGCGGCTTCGAACTCGTGCCGATGATCGCGCCCGAGGAGCAGACAGACGCCCAGACGCAGGCGTTCGTCGAGTCGTTTGCGGAGCTGATGGCGACCGACTACCGACAGACGAAGGGACGGCGCGGCCGATAG
- the mct gene encoding succinyl-CoA:mesaconate CoA-transferase, which yields MGALDDLRVLDLTQVLAGPYCTMLLADMGADVVKIERPGGDLIRSNPPFYEDADAEAYGGYFQSVNRGKRSLELNLGDDADREAFLSLVERADVVVENYRAGTMEKFDLGYETLRERNPELIYSSIRGFGDPRTGETHRQGQPSFDLVAQALGGVMEITGQEDGPPTKVGPGVGDLFTAALNAVGILAAVHHRDRTGEGQYVDTAMYDAMISLCERAVYQHSYDGEAPTRQGNSHPTLFPYDAFETADGYVVIAAFGSNHWRTLCDAIGRSDLAEEYPDRESRLANRESLRDAVAEWTRSKPTNAVLAALDGLPVAPVQDAADIAADPHVETREMHVDVDQPGVDADVTIAGNPIKMTETPTRPGERAPLLDEHRDELLDDAAPAEADD from the coding sequence ATGGGAGCGCTCGACGACTTGCGCGTGCTCGATCTGACGCAGGTGCTCGCCGGCCCGTACTGTACGATGTTGCTCGCGGACATGGGCGCGGACGTGGTAAAGATCGAGCGCCCGGGCGGCGATCTCATTCGGTCGAACCCGCCCTTTTACGAGGACGCCGACGCCGAAGCGTACGGCGGGTACTTCCAGAGCGTCAATCGGGGCAAGCGCAGTCTCGAGCTGAACCTCGGCGACGACGCCGACCGCGAGGCGTTCCTCTCGCTGGTCGAGCGTGCGGACGTGGTCGTCGAGAACTACCGTGCGGGCACGATGGAGAAGTTCGATCTCGGCTACGAGACTCTGCGCGAGCGCAACCCCGAGCTGATCTACAGTTCGATCCGGGGCTTCGGCGACCCGCGCACGGGCGAGACTCACCGACAGGGCCAGCCGTCGTTCGATCTTGTCGCCCAAGCGCTCGGCGGCGTCATGGAGATCACAGGACAGGAGGACGGTCCACCGACGAAGGTCGGTCCCGGCGTCGGCGACCTCTTCACCGCGGCGCTCAATGCGGTGGGGATCCTCGCGGCAGTCCACCACCGCGATCGCACGGGTGAGGGTCAGTACGTCGACACGGCGATGTACGACGCCATGATCAGCCTCTGCGAGCGGGCCGTCTACCAGCACTCCTACGACGGCGAGGCGCCGACGCGACAGGGCAACTCTCACCCGACGCTGTTCCCCTACGACGCGTTCGAGACGGCCGACGGCTACGTGGTGATCGCAGCCTTTGGCTCGAACCACTGGCGGACGCTCTGTGACGCCATCGGTCGATCCGACCTCGCCGAGGAGTATCCCGACCGGGAGAGCCGACTCGCCAACCGCGAGTCACTGCGCGACGCCGTCGCCGAGTGGACGCGGAGCAAGCCGACCAACGCCGTGCTGGCGGCGCTCGACGGATTGCCGGTCGCGCCCGTCCAAGACGCCGCCGACATCGCGGCCGATCCCCACGTCGAGACACGCGAGATGCACGTCGATGTCGACCAGCCCGGCGTCGACGCCGACGTGACGATCGCCGGCAACCCGATCAAAATGACCGAGACGCCGACGCGACCGGGCGAGCGCGCGCCGCTGCTCGACGAACATCGCGACGAGCTGCTGGACGACGCCGCGCCGGCCGAGGCGGACGACTGA